CCATTGGCATTAAAGTAGGTGTAAAGCTAACGGTTACTCTTGAATTTGCAGCTTCTGACAATTCTTGTTCAATTTCAGGCACTGAAAGTAGAAGCGTAGACCATCACTACATGAACTATGATGATAATAATGTTTGATTATAAATAAGTATTGCATTAAAACATCAACGTGTCCTGTTAATGGATAAAGGACTGACCATGACGATGTCTCGTGATGCCGTAAGAAAATATCCCTTCAGATACTTCTGTATATAAATTAGCCTCTTTTGCACTACGTCCTGCAAATTTCAAGAACAAACCTTTTCTATAATCTTCGACTAGGGTCACTATATATATTTAAGGGGTGCAATATTTGACCGATTGAAAAAGAAATTCAGTTCGGGTTTGTGTTAAACCAACAACGTTTAATGCCCCATTttccttgatatgtatatataatgtgtTAAACATGATTAGATATATATCATTATCATGTTAATCTGATTATTTAAAACGAAGATATAGCAAGTTGTAAGCATTTAAATATACAATTTGGGGTCATTATGACCCATTTAAATTGTGTCATTTTTAGTTAACTTCTTTATGAGATCTGTTAATAGGGTCAAAATTACCACAAAAATTAGATATGAGAAAATAGCAACAGTTCAGATAATAACCTGCTCCACTAACTCCAGAATTCGAAACAATAACAATATTTTCCAATGCAATAAGGCTAGCCTGACACAGAAAAACAAAGAATGAGTTATTTTCCAGATCCGTTttcgaccaaaaaaaaaaaatctataatAACTGTTGTGCCATGTCAGTGTGCTGACATGGTACAACAAGCCAATAAGATTTGTTGTAAATGTAAATGAATCTTTCTCTAACTAATTTCGAACCAAACCTTGAGTAAGGGAACTAAAGGGAGTAAAATGGTAGTAGGATAACATCCAGGATTTGCAACAAGGcgtgcattttgaatcttgtttcGACATATCTCAGTCAGACCATACACAGCTTCTTTCTACAAACCAATAACCAAAAAAAGATCTAAACTTTAAGAAAAAAGGAATGTTTTATTAATCAATTAACCATTAATTAAATAGTTGGCAATATAAGAACTAATATAAAGGACAGACTGACCTGCAATTCTGTTGCTTTGTGAGGCTGACCATACCATTCTCCGTAGTCATTAATATCTCGCAATCTGAAATCCTGCATATATCTCTTACTATTACATGTAGTGatgattattaattgttatttacagttcaaaatatttgataCACAAAGACTACAATTAGATTTTAAAGAAAGACTATTAAGTTGTCAAAATGTATTTACCGCAGAAAGATCGACAATCTTTAACCTAGCAGGAAGACCTTTGATAATTTCCTGcaataagtttataaaaatataagataTTATACACAACTTCCCGACTTCAAGAATTCTAAATTACATCACATCTAAATAGTATAAGCAAATTATAAGAAGCTATAGAAATAAAAAAATTTGAAACTAAAAACCTGAGTGGTGCCATGTGGCAAACAACAAAAAACAGCCTCTACACTGGAAAAATCTGCATCTTTGACAGCAACTAAATCAGGCAAATCCTGCAAACATGTATGCAACCACACATTGTAGGGTTTTTTTTATTTAAGTAAAACCAATTATAATAAGAATGATCAAAACCATGAACAAATACGAACCTGTGTAATCAGATGAGGAAATACCGATCCGATCGATTGACCAGCTTTTCGATCAGCAGTCATCAGAGAAATGCCAAAGTAAGGATGGTTTGCAATGAATCTGATAAGCTGAAATATATAAAGAATGCAATAATTCAACTCGAGTAGAAACACACAAAAACTGTACAATACAAATCTTGGCTTAAAATTTGTTGCAATCAAGTTATAATGGATATTTATCAAACATTACAGTATCGTTTGTTTTTTAGTCTGtagatcttattatgtcttatgtatgCGCGCTCGCGAACGTTTTTGTTGTAGactgtttgtttttctgaagacataagataaaatagcGTCTTATTCTGCCTGCAAaactcgcagacttagaaatgtgcCTCTAAGTGTTCCATACAAgattaagttattttgcagacataaaaacaaacagtctttaggtgtcagcatacatacatgcatacatacagaCTTTTAAACCacatcttcagacaaaaacatcttaaaaaacaaacagcacctacATGTATAATGTGTGAACAATGAAACACTAACAAttagacgataaataaaatgaaatatttAGTTATCTGGTGAATGTAATGTTTACCTCTACGCCTGTGTACCCACTTGCTCCAAGAATACCAACATTAACAGACTTGTCTGACTTTTGAGCTGACACCACATAAACACTCATAGGCCTTTTCCCAATTTTTGGTGTTTTCAGCTTATCCTATATTTCAATTTTAATTTCATAATAACAATTACTCAAatgataaaaagaaaataaaagaattcAATTAAAGTCATTTTGAACTGTATGAATACAAACCTGAAGCTTGGAAAAGCATCCTCCATTCATAAAATTGGAACATGGAACAATCACTGAATTCATATTATTTTCTACCAAAATAATAACTGCAGATCAAATTTTAATAATTAGATTATAGTCTAATTGGAAATTTTCATGAAGAAACTATTTAAAGATGGCTAATTTACTAAAATGTGAGTGAAATAAACAACTACATAcattacattgttatattatagcACATACAATGTTCAAACTGATTCTATACTTAAATTCTTTCATCAACAGTTGAAACAATGAAGTTTCTTCATGATTTTGTGTTAAGTtacctgatgatgatgatgatgatgatgacgatgatatcGAATTTAATGATTGTTTTGCAGGATTTTGGGTTATATATTCGGTGGTTGCAGACGAAACAGAGAAGATTGTATAAACCCTAAAACCAAATAAAGAAATTTAAAAACCTTTTAATTTTTGTCAAAATTAAGtgtgtgttataattcagtaggcttataactacctttagtggtttgattcttgatgttataattcagtaggcttataactacctttagtggtttgattcttgatgttataattcagtaggcttataactacctttagtgatttgattcttgatttagaatactaataatgaagtgtaagaacaaagatgataatggagagaaagaaagaaacactttgtaagtgtgagaaatggtgcaagtttaatgcttgcattcatgagtatttatagcctaaaatctcaatataaaaatacatactttgtgtaccaaaattgactatatgtatacaccaaaattgactatccatatctatattattattattattataacactcccccttggatagcaattttattttgttgaagatcaactataaattactgcctcgttaaaaaccttgctaaagaaaacccagtgggaaaaaactttagctaagggaaaaagagtgcagcatggagttgactccccctcaagtagacatcgcttcagctgttacatcttttgaacatgtctcatgccaatgttatgaacgtgtgttctgaaaatagcagttggaagtgctttcgtaaaaagatcagcagagtttttgctagattgcacatatctcatttcaatctggttgtccttaatgagattttgagtgtatgagaagaatctaggtggtatgtgttttgttcggtcacttttgatatacccttctttcatctgtgctatgcaagctgcattatcttcatagatagttgttggacttttatcgcgttctagtccacaagaatcagtaatgagttgtgtcattgatctcaaccaaaaacattctcgagtagcttcatgtaatgcaatcacttcggcatgatttgacgatgtagcaacaagtgtttgtttttgagaacgccatgatattgcagtacctccatttaggaatacatatccagtttgagatttagctttatgtggatcagataaataacctgcatctgcataaccaaccaaatcttgttttgattcgttagaataaaataatcctaaatcagtagttcctcgaaggtatcgaaatatgtgtttgatcccattccagtgtcttttggtaggagcagagctgaaccttgccaacaaattaactgcaaaagaaatgtcaggtcttgtacaatttgtaagatacataagagctccaattgcactaagatatggtacttctggtccaagaatgtcttcttgatcttcacatggacgaaatggatcagcttcaacattgagtgatctaacaaccataggaatacttaatggttttgccttgtccatattgaaacgtttcaaaatcttttcagtatatgttgtttgatgtacaagtaaaccattaggcatatgctcaatttgtaaaccaaggcaatacttggtttttccgagatctttcatttcaaattctttctttagaagttgaatggcttcatagatctctttatttgtacctatgatgttaagatcatcaacataaacagctatgatcacatatccggatgttgttttcttaatgaaaacacaagggcaagtaaggttatttgtataccctttgcttatcaagtaatcacttaatcggttataccacatacgtcccgattgttttaacccatataaagatctttgtaatttaatcgaatacatttctttgggttttgcatttgatgcttctggtaccttaaatccttcaggtaacttcatatatatatcactatcaagtgatccatatagataagcagtcacaacatccatgagatgcatttctaaatttttagaaactgccagactgattaagtacctaaaagtaattgcatccataacaggagaataagtttcttcataatcaattcccggtctttgagaaaaaccttgagctacaagtctagctttataccttgtaacttcatttttctcatttctttttcggacaaaaatccatctgtatcctacaggtttcacatctttaggagtgagaatgatggatccgaaaacttttcttttattgagtgattctaattcagctcgtattgcttctttccattgagcccaatcatgtctattttgacattcaaccatagatgttggttctggatcatcatcattattcatgatgtcatatgcaacattaaatgaaaatttctcatcaagatttttcatttcatttcggttccataatatttttgaatatgcataattgattgcaatttctgtattgacatcatcaatctcctctgcagtaggagtactgatttgtggttcttcttgaacactttcttttacttcattatcagctgattttctttttcgaggatttttatcctttgaaccgattggtcttccacgtttctgacgtggcaaagattcatgagtgacgttattgccagcttttggaatttcaattcgagatggagtatttactgctggtatatatgattttgtcaccgtttttgtatctgtaaatgcatcaggcaattgatttgcaagttcttgtatatgcattatcttttgaacttctgtctcgcattcttttgtgcgaggatcaagatactttaattgaggttcacaccatgaaacatcattttctttatttttcatttctccccctaatctagggaacaatgtttcattaaaatgacaatcagcaaaacgtgctgtaaaaacgtcacctgtcataggttcaatataccttaatattgaagatgtttcatatccaacatatattcccaacctcctttgaggacccatttttgtacgttgtggtgtcgcaattggaacatacactgcacaaccaaatgttctaagatgggaaatatttggctcttgaccaaaagcaagttgtaggggggaatatttatgacttgcacttggtctgatgcgaatcaatgcagcagcatgtaaaattgcatgaccccatatagatacagggagttttgttctcattatcaatggtctagcgattaactgtaaacgtttaatcaatgactcggctaaaccattttgtgtatgcacatgagcaacagaatgttcaacaacaattcctatagacatgcaatagtcattaaatgcttgagatgtaaattcaccagcattatcaagtctcacccttttaatggtgtaatcaggaaaatgagctctcaatttaataatttgggcaagaaattttgcaaatgccacattacggcttgataacagacaaacatgagaccatctgctagatgcgtctattagaaccatgaaatatctaaatggtccacatggtggatgaattggtccacatatatcaccttgaattctttcaagaaacattggtgattctttctcaaccttaagtggtgagggtctagttatcaattttccaagagagcaagatgtacatggaaccattgtatcatgatggatttttctatcctttagtggatgtccatgagtacattcaataatccttttcatcattgttgatcctggatggcctaatctgttatgccataaactgaatacaccaggatcaatatatttttcgttaactaccatatgtatttctggtacatttatatgtgtataatgtaatccagaactaagtcttggcagtttttcaaccacatgactcttgtcagtgatacttaaatatttctcattttctgttgtcactgactgataatcatacccgttaaggtatatgtcggagaaactcaataaatttctgcttgacttgggagaaaataaggcatcatttattaaaaattttgtaccatttggtagtatgaaatttgcctttcctatcccttttatcaagttagcaggtcctgatattgtatgtatagttccttccgttggttttagatcaataaaatatttctcggatttaagtatagtgtgtgtagttccactgtctgctatacagagatctccaccacttgattgatgttgtattccagcaaaattcatattgaacttcatatataagaaataaatagtgagtacattaatattacacaatattttaaacgcaaatagatagtactgaaacatttagcaaacataatgacaaagacagacgatattaaatcgtttatttttcaaaagacacacaacttaaacattcaagaaatcttcatataaatcagatggtttctcagtgactgttggatcaatattatccacaaaatttacttccttttctttacctttcagcgaatcctgatacatcttaacaagatgtttagatgttcggcaagtattagtccagtggcccattctaccacatctgtagcaagattcttcagaatttttagaagaattttcttcaacatcttgtttaatgggcttgttttgtggttgatatttatattttcgtggattactatttctttgaccaccacggccacgaccacgaccacgtccacgcccattaccattaccataaggatggtttctaccatagttatggcttttggcatgatgatggtgatggttattataaccacgaccttgcccgcgtccttgtccctgtttataattatttgcagtatttgcttcagggattgcaagtgtaccagtaggacgggattgctgatttttcattaatagctcatcattttgctctgcaactaagagatatgaattaagttcaggatatgttttgaactttagcattctcaaatttctttgcactgtgatgtttgcagcattcattgtggagaaagtttcctccatcatgtctgcatcactaatttcatgtccacagaatttaagttgtgaacatgtattatacagagctgagctgtattcatttactttcttaaagtcttggaaccttaatgttctccattgttccattgcagctggaagtaaaatttctctttgattattgaatctgcttttgagaccttcccataaaacatggggatcttctacagtcacataattattttgtaagcattcatcaatatgttgatgaataaagcaacatgccgtagcttgttctttttcagaacaagtgttgttttcatttatggtttcaagaatgcccattgatttaagatgcatttttacttttataacccatggcatgtagttgtttccagttgattctaaaggagtaaatttaagcttttccagattcgacattttctattatcaaaaattaaaacaaacatcatgataaattagagtcaatttatattcataagtatataaacattaaacataaatttaatataacataaatgataagtaggtgacagtgtcgaccatgtgtaagcaatcataaataaatgttatataacaaaaatataaatattagtaaacataaatgaaaatttggcgacagtgtcgaccatatattttttcaggtggtataaccgacctatatcattctggtggtataaccgaccatatatcattctggtggtataaccgaccatatatcattttggtggtataaccgaccatatatcattttggtggcagagccaaccatatttagtattaagattatcgtgctgataacgtgttataattcagtaggcttataactacctttagtggtttgattcttgatgttataattcagtaggcttataactacctttagtggtttgattcttgatgttataattcagtaggcttataactacctttagtgatttgattcttgatttagaatactaataatgaagtgtaagaacaaagatgataatggagagaaagaaagaaacactttgtaagtgtgagaaatggtgcaagtttaatgcttgcattcatgagtatttatagcctaaaatctcaatataaaaatacatactttgtgtaccaaaattgactatatgtatacaccaaaattgactatccatatctatattattattattattataacagtgtGAGCTTTTTCTTTTTGGTTCCTGTTTAGGTGGCTTGTTTTGTTCTTTACTGCTTAGCTTACGGAGTAACCTAATTTTGGGCCTTTATTTATGAGATTTTTACTGTAGAGAGCATCCTTTTTCGAAAATAGACGTATAGATCGTCGGATGCGAAATTCATTTGGCAATACCGACGGTAATTACTCACCAATCGACACGTGTAACCTTGTACCGTTGAAATTTTTATATTTGACCCGATTCAAATTCTTTGGTTTTCGTGCCGTTTGATTTAGCATGTATGGTGAGTGGTTACCGTCGCTACCGCCAGATGAATTTCGCATTCTGGCAGTACGTACGTCTATTTTCGAAAAGGGATTTTGACATGGTCTTCTTCTGTAAAAATCTATTTTGTTATATGTATACTCCGTAATGTAAAACTTATTTCAATTTGTTcataacatatttttttttttttaacatgaaAAGTTTGTTTGATATCAAGAGCAAACAAGGAACAACAAATAACAATAAGAAAATTTACATATGTTAcatgtttatttatttttatttttatttttatcctaTATCCTAAAATTTGTCCCAATAATTATCGTTCCAGCAAGTCCAAAACGCCAACGCCAACAAAATATACAAAACACACCCCAAACTATGTAAGATGTGCAACTTTTTTAGGGGTAAAAAATGTAAAAactatattttattaaaaaaaacttaaGCAAACTCCACCCAAACTTTTTAACGAGCCACATCCTCCCGCTCGCTAAGAGTTAAACATCTCTGACACCACCgaccaactcgaaataattttacgaacgcgacgaaactaactatacgcgaaacggacgatTTTTTAAAAACGTTAAATATTCTGGGCTATCTTCCGTACGTACATATGTATACATGTATGATAAACAACTCAAACTAATTACATCATATTGATAGTTCCGCCCCCTTTTTCACACGATTTTTTCCGGCGTAAAAAACGTGCGCAGGACATTAAGTGTACTAGGTACTACCCACGCGTATTCAAACACACCCGTAACAACGcgtttttaattctgtaaatacataacgctacgtaaAATATGAAAATGCAACCCGAAAGTCCCCGCCGCAATCGCGCGGGCCGATTCTTACTAGTTATTGTTATGATAGAGTATGGAGTAGagtattataattatgaataaTTTATTAATTAGTTCGGAGTCTATATTATGTTTTGGGAAAATTACTATAATTTCACCTTTTCATGTAAGATGCAAGACTAGTATGAGAGAAATAAATTTGTTTAATACGTGTTCTAAGAAAAATTGAGCGAAGTATTGTCTACTTTAGTGAACTTATATTATAAGAAGGGAAAAAAAAAACCGAGTTAAAACGTCAGTATATGACTATATGTTATTTACTTATTTAGATCAACAAATATCACTACTAGTATAAAGATATTAATCATTGTCATATATATGTACAAAGCAGAAAGAACAGCAAGGTTAAAATAAATCAACCGAATTAACCATATAACTTGAATAAAAGAAACGAACAAAAATCATAAAGTGAGCCTATGAAACAGCTTTTTTACAACAGGTAGACAAAGCTTCAACCTCAGAGTTCTTATAAATATACAAAAATTAAATGTAGATATTAAAAATTTGTTATACAACTATACAAAAATTCTTTTGAATAATGAGCCTATGAAACAGCTTTTTTACATGTAAACAAAGCTTCAACCTCAGAAAGTGGACAAAACTATAAACACGTATCCACCGCGAAAAATATCCAAGAAATTTGAATGTTAAGTGCCATGTGAGCTTCACTGATCTAAAGTCGATTAAACTAGCTTCGACTGGATTATCTACTGTTGGTTTCTCTTGTTTCGTTAGCCATCTGTGGCATAATTTCAGATAGTCGTACTcgttcattactgattcttgtctGTTAAATCATTTAATGCATTAGCAAAAGCACTGCGCCGTCAAATAATTATCGGTCCAAACAAAATGAAAAGGATTATAtatcacatatgtatatgtataccttAAATTGCAGATCTTTTAATTCCCTTTCGAGGGTGACCACACGTTTTTGGAACTGTTCCAACGCTTCTTCTGCCATGGATACACTATCATCGGATGCCGTACCTGTTACTCCGGCTGCCTGTTGTAGAAGGAAGATTATAAGGTGTGCATTTGTGTATTTTTGCTAATAAAAAATCAACTATTAAACATCAAAACGAAAAAGGGTATCTGCTTATTTAGACCATTTCACTTCACTTTCACCGCACTCTAATCATTATTTTGAAAATGTGGATgacaaaccaaaaaaaaaaaacttcaatttgctaaaaaaaaaaacataagtaCACTAACCTTTAAAATGCTGAAGCATAAGGCTGCCAACTTCTGTGCTACTTGATCCCTCTCATCTTCAGTTTCCTGTACCATTTATCAAAGGGTAAATCAGTCTTTTCTATAAAGGTCTAGACTTGGAGCAAAATTTGTAGTCACCTTTAAATACTAACCTTAAGTTTTTCATCTATTTGTAGCTCAGCTTCCACACAATACGAGTTCTTCCCGCTGGCTGCACGTAAATTCGCAAGCTCTTCTTTACAACGGCAAAGGGTAGCATCAGTTTTTCTCAACTTACGGCTTAAATTTTCGTTTTGTGCTTTTAACGAATTGTTCTCCTCCTGTTTATAAACTTATCTTCAGTTACAGTTTATATGACCAAATTACTAAGCCCGAAATGAAAGTTATAGATAATAATCTTGCCTTTATTTTGGCATGATGGTGAATTCTTTGTTGAAGATTCTGTTGTCCTGATAACTTATTTACTTCAGTTTCAAGCTCAAGGACTTTCATCTTGTGATTATGTATTTCATTCTATATAAATGAAAGCAAGTTAGGAAGTAACACGGTCAAAGCATATTAAGTATGAAAAAAGTATTTTGCGTTTCAGACCTTGAACATTTCGTTTTCAGTTGAAAGTAAACGATCTCTTTGACGTAATTGTTCTAATGCAACTTGTGCTGTAATCATCTCAGCTTGCTTCCTTTCTATTTCCTCCAACCACCTAGTatattttataaaagcattaaaCAAGTCAAAACAGGTGAGACAGGGTCATACCGACCCAAAaacatttatttttctgtttaagaAAGTTAATAATAAAAAACCTTTTTTAAGTGTGATTGaaaagtatattattaaaaatggTAAAACTGTGTCTACCCTTTTCGCTCGATGACCAATTCATTCAGTTGTTCTTTGAGCTTAATA
This genomic window from Rutidosis leptorrhynchoides isolate AG116_Rl617_1_P2 chromosome 2, CSIRO_AGI_Rlap_v1, whole genome shotgun sequence contains:
- the LOC139890946 gene encoding probable N-acetyl-gamma-glutamyl-phosphate reductase, chloroplastic, yielding MNSVIVPCSNFMNGGCFSKLQDKLKTPKIGKRPMSVYVVSAQKSDKSVNVGILGASGYTGVELIRFIANHPYFGISLMTADRKAGQSIGSVFPHLITQDLPDLVAVKDADFSSVEAVFCCLPHGTTQEIIKGLPARLKIVDLSADFRLRDINDYGEWYGQPHKATELQKEAVYGLTEICRNKIQNARLVANPGCYPTTILLPLVPLLKASLIALENIVIVSNSGVSGAGRSAKEANLYTEVSEGIFSYGITRHRHVPEIEQELSEAANSRVTVSFTPTLMPMSRGMQSTINVQMAPGISVEDLKQKLKSYYENEEFVTVLPGDQAPHTKYVQGSNGCHINVFPDRIPGRAIIISVIDNLVKGASGQALQNLNLMMGIPENTGLSCMPLFP